The proteins below come from a single Leptospiraceae bacterium genomic window:
- a CDS encoding sterol desaturase family protein yields the protein MLNSDIFMEYSFIIMILCIFSEMILSFIQGKHFYRLNVLVADVSTGVIFALVGVVVLAGALIAYNQIETSVSLSTMGYKFFILDSPFSFSPSFAINWHALGSWTLALILTDFIYYWFHRHCHTFNFLWGTHVTHHSTQEMNLSVAFRGNGLQRIFEYTYFLPMAMLGIPWPMFLLCHRILKVYQFFVHTRYFGKLGIFEKFMVTPSNHRVHHGTQFKYLDKNHGGIFIIWDRLFNSFEDETDEPIYGLTKPINSFNPITVNFHVYYDILKNLFKVKTIGDAFGLFFKEPGWKPEYLRTQADIITEPAYTEKYNPVPPMGVIIYVALQTFVLMIVGLVIWKFAKLDLNDGITLVLVSIVIVFSLFSINRTMEMKRWSRRTEVVRNVLFIGIFVYSLKFSSFPFIEYFAIPLTGLSIISLVWIMIKRKTFFDLTNIKDSWY from the coding sequence ATGTTAAATAGCGATATTTTTATGGAATATTCATTTATTATTATGATACTCTGTATTTTTTCAGAGATGATATTATCTTTTATACAAGGAAAGCATTTTTATCGCTTAAACGTGTTGGTTGCCGATGTCAGCACGGGTGTAATATTTGCACTTGTAGGAGTGGTGGTTCTTGCAGGAGCACTTATAGCCTATAATCAAATAGAAACATCAGTTTCTCTTTCCACAATGGGATATAAATTTTTTATACTAGATAGTCCGTTTTCATTCTCGCCGAGTTTCGCAATCAACTGGCATGCATTGGGAAGTTGGACGTTAGCTCTTATTCTCACAGATTTTATATATTACTGGTTTCATAGACATTGCCATACTTTTAACTTTTTGTGGGGAACCCATGTTACCCATCACTCTACCCAAGAGATGAATTTATCCGTCGCATTCAGAGGAAACGGATTACAAAGGATTTTTGAGTATACTTATTTTTTGCCGATGGCTATGTTAGGTATTCCTTGGCCTATGTTTTTACTTTGCCATAGAATTCTAAAAGTGTACCAATTTTTTGTGCACACACGATATTTTGGAAAACTTGGAATATTTGAAAAATTCATGGTAACACCTTCTAATCATAGAGTTCACCACGGAACACAATTCAAGTATTTGGATAAAAATCACGGGGGAATTTTTATTATTTGGGACAGGTTATTCAACAGTTTTGAAGATGAAACCGATGAACCAATATATGGTTTAACAAAACCAATCAATTCATTTAACCCAATCACTGTTAATTTCCATGTATACTATGATATTTTAAAAAATCTTTTTAAAGTAAAGACGATAGGCGATGCATTTGGACTTTTTTTTAAAGAACCTGGCTGGAAACCGGAATATCTAAGAACACAAGCAGATATAATAACAGAACCTGCTTATACAGAAAAATATAATCCAGTTCCTCCGATGGGTGTAATTATTTACGTTGCATTGCAGACATTTGTACTGATGATTGTTGGACTCGTAATTTGGAAATTCGCCAAGTTGGACTTAAATGATGGGATTACACTTGTGTTAGTCTCTATCGTAATAGTATTTAGTTTGTTTTCAATTAACAGAACTATGGAAATGAAACGTTGGTCGCGAAGGACGGAAGTAGTAAGAAATGTTTTATTTATAGGAATATTTGTTTATTCATTAAAATTTTCTTCTTTTCCATTTATAGAATACTTTGCGATACCATTAACTGGTCTGTCAATAATATCGCTTGTATGGATAATGATTAAAAGAAAAACTTTCTTTGACCTGACTAATATTAAGGATTCTTGGTATTAG
- a CDS encoding AraC family transcriptional regulator, translating to MQLFLVSLILVATLSLLYGMGELISSSRKKFGWLLSAAFISIFIMSLHAYFLFSGTLLQFPFLLGWYIPFNLLVGPFFSLYATQRLKISNPTKLLPHLIPALISVLLLILFHSDGNIRAIENIELTMKSPTSTKEFPFLGLLNLHFLAYTFFSGWKILNSIGYRNGINEGTCRLMLIILIFTSLISTFSFLGFLFRSIILLEVSIFMLNVFLIGLYFIRLRLPEFFGELEKIVRKGKYEKSRLKEYDLKNIKTELDQLIQTDKIYCDEDISLQSLATELGLSQHQLSEFFNDHLKKNFVSYINGFRIRDAKKLLREERETTVLAIAYQVGFNSKSAFNSAFQKEVGCSPSVYRNNF from the coding sequence ATGCAATTATTTCTGGTTAGTCTTATTCTTGTAGCTACACTTTCCTTACTTTATGGTATGGGAGAGTTAATATCGTCCTCTCGAAAAAAATTTGGTTGGTTGCTTTCGGCTGCATTTATTTCAATTTTTATAATGTCTCTGCATGCTTATTTTTTATTTTCGGGTACCCTACTTCAATTTCCTTTTTTACTCGGTTGGTATATTCCTTTTAATCTTCTGGTTGGCCCTTTTTTTTCGCTGTATGCAACACAAAGACTTAAAATATCCAATCCAACAAAACTCTTACCTCATTTAATTCCGGCGCTGATTTCTGTTTTGCTGTTAATTTTATTTCACTCCGATGGAAATATTCGAGCAATAGAAAACATTGAATTAACGATGAAATCACCCACTTCCACAAAAGAATTTCCTTTTTTGGGATTATTAAATTTACATTTTCTAGCATATACTTTTTTTTCAGGCTGGAAAATATTAAATTCAATCGGCTATCGCAACGGAATAAATGAGGGTACTTGTCGGTTAATGCTTATTATACTTATATTTACATCTCTTATATCTACATTTTCTTTTTTGGGTTTTTTATTTCGAAGTATAATTTTATTGGAAGTAAGCATATTTATGCTCAATGTATTTCTAATTGGACTTTATTTTATACGTCTCCGATTACCCGAATTTTTCGGTGAACTAGAAAAAATTGTCCGCAAAGGTAAATATGAAAAATCAAGATTGAAGGAATATGACCTAAAGAATATAAAAACTGAATTGGATCAATTGATTCAAACTGATAAAATATACTGTGATGAAGATATTTCGCTTCAAAGTTTAGCAACTGAACTTGGGCTTTCTCAACACCAACTCTCCGAATTCTTTAACGATCATTTAAAGAAAAATTTTGTGAGTTATATAAATGGATTTAGAATTCGAGATGCAAAAAAACTTCTTCGAGAAGAAAGAGAAACTACAGTTCTTGCAATTGCCTACCAAGTTGGTTTTAATTCCAAAAGTGCATTTAACTCAGCATTTCAAAAAGAAGTAGGTTGTTCACCCTCTGTTTATAGAAACAATTTTTAA